The segment ATCACATAGGACGATCCTCCGAATACGGCACCCGTCACCGAGAGCGCAAAGTTGGACACCATGAAAACGACAGCGGCAGGAGCAACGGCGTGCCACCAAGTCGTCGTAAACAGGACGACGGCGCTCACCACCGCACCCGCAAACAGCATGCGGCGAGCGTCGTTCCGGTCCGCAAAGACGCCGCCCACAAAGGTGAGCAGCAAAGAAGGAAGCATCCCGGCAAGCAACGTCCCACCAAGTGCGACGGCACCGTACTGGCTGGAAGCCCACGCGAAGACGAACTGCACGACGGAACCCGAAAGGCCGCCGAGGAAACTCGATCCCAATAGAAGAACCCTTGGGACGCACAAAGGTGTTTTCATTTTTCCTGCCCTCTCGGTTGCGCATTAGCGCAACCGTTTTACGTTTAACTGAGGTTTACGTATAGACTCCCTCTTCCCCTAGCGCGATCCACGCTAGCGCTGCACGCTGCGCGGCAGCGATAAGCGCGACCCTCGATCGCCGGGCTCTAGCGGGCTGGGTTCTTGTGGCACAATCTGGGCATAGGTAAGTTCCTTTTCATCATCGTACCAATATTGCGGCACGCCCCCGGGGCCGAGGTGGTGTGGCTCGCCCGGGCGCTGGGCGGGTGACGAACGCGCGGAAACTTGCTAGAGTAAGGGGCCATGGACGCACGTGAACTGAAGCAGAAACTCGACGCCCTTCGGGGGTATCTTTGACATCGCCGGCAAGAAGGCGCGGCTTGCGGAACTCGAACGCGAACTGAGCAAGGAAGACCTCTGGAACGACCCGGCCGCGGCGCAAAAGCTGACGCAGGAAGCGGCGCGGCTAAAGAAGATAGTGGAGGAGTACGAGCAGCTCTCGGGCGACCTCGAAAGTCTGATCGAGCTCTGGGACGAGGCTTCTGCGGAAGACCGCGAGGGGCTGGAGCCTGAGCTGGAAGAGGCCGCGAAGAAGCTCGAAGACCTCTACCATCAGACCCTGCTCGGCTTCGAGCACGCCGACAAGAACGCCATTCTGACCATCAAACCCGGCGCCGGCGGCACCGAGGCGATGGACTGGGCCGAGATGCTGCTGCGGATGTACACCCGCTGGGCGGAACGCCACGGCTTCAAGGTGGAGCTGGTGGACGTAACCCCCGGCCCCGAGGCCGGCATCGACTCGGCCGAGCTGATCGTGCGGGGCGAGAACGCCTACGGGCTGCTCTCGGCCGAGCGCGGCGTGCACCGACTGGTCCGACCCAGCCCCTTCGACTCCACCGGCCGCCGCCACACCAGCTTCGCCTCGGTGGAGGTGAGCCCCGAGGTGGACGACACCGTGGAGATCGAGATCAAGCCCGAGGACCTGCGCATCGACGTCTTCCGCGCCCAGGGCCACGGCGGCCAGGGGGTGAACACCACCGACAGCGCGGTGCGCATCGTCCACCTGCCCACCGGCATCATCGTCACCAGCCAGGCCACACGCAGCCAGCACAAGAACAAGGAGCTGGCCATGAAGGTGCTGAAAAGCCGCCTTTTCGAACGCGAGTGGCAGAAGCGCCAGGAGGAGATGGCCAAGCTGCGTGGCGAGCAAAAGGCCATCGAGTGGGGCAGCCAGATCCGCAGCTACGTCCTCGACAAGCAGTACGTCAAGGACCACCGCACCGGCCTGATGCGCCACGACCCCGACAAGGTGCTCGACGGCGACCTGGACGATCTGATCTGGGCGGGGCTCGAGTGGCGCGCGGGGCTGCGCCGCGCAGAGCCGGCAGCGGAGACGGAGGAGGACTAGTCGCCGTCAAGGGCCGCCCGGCCCTTTGAGGCGCCGGTGCGCGGGATGGCAACCTCGCGGGCGCCCCTTGCGGTGCCCGCAACCGTGCCGCCCCGCCCCGTCGAGCGAGCCTTCGGATCGAAGGCCCGCAGCCACGGGCTCAGGCCGAGCACCCGCTAGAAGCCGGCACCGACCGGATCCGCCGTTTACCTCGCGTTAACCTCAGCCTGGTAACCTGCCGCGATGTTTTGAAAGGAGGCGTGGCATGCGTGGAAAATGGCGGCTCTTGTGGCTGCTCTCGGCCGTGCTCTTGTTCGCCTGCAACCCCGAAGCCCCGGGTGACGGAGGTGGCGGAGGCGGCAACAACCCCAACCCTCCGCCCGGCGGCGGCCCTCCCGACAACCCACCCCAGCAGGGATACGTTCTCACGGCCTGGAACGACCTGGGCATGCACTGCATGGACAGCGACTACGCGGTTTTTTCGATCCTACCGCCCTACAACAACCTGCACGCCCAGCTCAAACGCAAGAACGGCTCGCTGGTGACGTCGGGGGTCGTGATCACGTACGAGGCCACCACGGGCACGGACGGTCAGATCAACACCTACAGCGCCGGGAAAACCAACTTCTGGGACCACGCCGCGGCCTTTTTCGGGGTCGCCCTGCCGCCCGACACCGGCCTCAAGGGGCATCCCACGCCCTCCGGCCGGCCCGCCGAACTCGAGTTCAACGCCGCCTGGGGCTGGTGGGAGGCTGAGGGCATTCCCCTCACGCCGTACAACGACGACGGCAGCAAGAACTTCTACCCGCTGGTCAAGGTGGTGGCGCGCGACGCCTCGAGCGGCGAAGTGCTGGTCAGCGCCAACGTGGTGCTGCCCGTCAGCGACGAGATGGACTGCCGCCTGTGCCACGGCAGCGACGCCCGTCGCGACGACGCCAAACCCAAGGGCGGTTGGGTCCGGGATCCGAACCCTGAAAAGGACTACCGTTTGAACATCCTGCGACTGCACGACGAGAAGCACGCGGACGCCGTGAGGGACCGCCAGGATGCGCTCGATAACCTCGGCTACGCCTACGACCCTGCCGGGCTCGAGGCCACGGCCCGGGGCGGCACCCCGGTGCTCTGCGCCGCCTGCCACCAATCGAATGCGCTGCCGGGCGTGGGCCTGGGCATCAAGCCCTTCACCAACGCCATCCACAAGAAGCACGCGGACGTGGTCGACCCCCGCAACGGCATGAAGCTCAACGACGCAAACAACCGCGAAACCTGCTACGCCTGCCACCCGGGGGCGGTGACCGCCTGCCTGCGCGGCGCGATGGGCGACGCCAAGAACCCCGACGGCAGCCAGAAGATGCAGTGCCAGAGCTGCCACGGCCCCATGAAAGCGGTGGGCGACGAAGCGCGCGAGGGCTGGCTCGACGAACCCAACTGCCAGGCCTGCCACCACGACGGCCTGCGCGAAACCTCGGCGATCGATCCCGCCACCGGCCGCCTTCGCCAGGTCAGCGACACCCGCTTCGCCACCAACGGCAACGTGCCCGCCAGCGGGTACAGCCTCTACCGGTTCAGCAAGGGCCACGGCGGACTTCAGTGCGAGGCCTGCCACGGAGCCACCCACGCCGTTTATCCCGCCCACGAGGCCGACAACCTGCTCAGCCAGAGCATCCAGGGCCACGCCGGCACGGTGGCGGAATGCGCCTCCTGCCACGCCGAACCGCCCCGCACGGCGGACGAGGGTCCGCACGGCATGCACGCGGTCAGCGACTGGTGGGTCGACGAACACGGCGACGTCGCCGAGCACGACACCGGCCGCTGTCAGAGCTGCCACGGCCGGGACTACCGGGGATCACCGCTTTCGGCGGTATGGAGCGCGCGCACCTTCCAGGTCGAGCACGGCACCAAGAGCTTCGACCGCGGCCATCAGGTCGGCTGCTACGACTGCCACGACGGGCCCGGAGGCGACGACTAGGCCCGGGCTACCACTCGAGCCGCTCGAGGTCGGGGCCGAAGAAACCGCCGCTGGGGCCGTCGGGGCCCAACGTGGCCAGCGCCACGATGGGCTCGGCCCCCTCCTCGGGGCGGCCGGGAGCTTCGGGGCCGCCCATGCGGGTGCGGATCCAGCCGGGGTGCACGGCGTTGACGCGCACGCCGTGGGGCGCGAGCTCGGCGGCCAGCACCCGGGTGACCATGTTGAGCGCCGCCTTGGAGCTGCGGTAGGCCAGGTAGCCGGGGCCCGCCGAGGCGAGCTGGCCCATGACCGAGGAGACGTTGACGACGTTGCCGCCCTGCCGCAGGAGCAGCGGCGCGAAGGCCTGGGTGACGCGCAGGGGGCCGAAGGTGTTGACCTCGAAGGTCGCACGGACGGCCGCTACGGGAAGCTCGAGCCCCGGCAGGCGGCGGTCCTCGTCCAGGAGCACGCCGGCGTTGTTGACCAGCGCGTCGAGCCGGCCCAGGTGCTCCTCGGCGAGCCGGCGCGCCTCCTGCACGCTGGCGTCGTCGCTGACGTCCAGCTCGAGCGGCCAGACGTCGAGCCCCTCGGCCGTGAGCTTGGAGGCCGCCTCCTCGGCCGCGGCGCGGCGCCGCGCCGCCAGCGCCACCCGGTAGCCGCGGCGCGCGAGCTTGCGCACCACCTCGAAGCCGATGCCGCGGTTCGAACCCGTGACCAGCGCGACCTTGGTTTCCATAGGGTCAGTCTAGCGCTACTGGGGCCGGGCCATGTCGAGCACCCAGTAGTTGCCGCTGCGCCCCAGCCCGGCGTCCTGGTAGTTGCCGTTCATGAGGCCCTCGCAGTGGCCGGCCGTACTGGCCAGCCAGCCGTTCAGCACCTCCTCGGCGGTGGTGTAGCCCCAGGCGATGTTCTCGCCCCAGGCGGCGGCCAGGTAGCCCGACTGGGCGATGCGTTCCCCCGGATCCGTACCGGGGCCGAAGTGCACCGCCCCCACCGGTGTGGTGTGGCTGAGCTGGTCGGCGGCGTCCATGTCCTCCGCGTGCCGCTGGGCGGCCCAGTTGAGCTGGGTGTTCGCCCGCAGCGGGCCCACGGGCGGCATGTCGTTGTCGGCGCCGTCCTTGTGGCAGGTCACACCGGCGGCGCGCACTTGGTTGATGCGCTCCAGCAGCTCCACCAGCTCGGGCGCCAGCGGCTTGGGCTGGCTGCAGGCGGCCAGGACGAGCAGCAGGGGCAGGAACGCGAGGGCGCGGCGCATGGCTAGGCGCATTCTACTCCACCGCGCGCAGGCTCACGGCCGTAGCGTGAAACACCGCCTGCCGCCCCCGGTCGGTAAGCCGCTCCGGCGTCAGGGTGT is part of the Oceanithermus desulfurans genome and harbors:
- the prfB gene encoding peptide chain release factor 2 (programmed frameshift), with the protein product MDARELKQKLDALRGYLDIAGKKARLAELERELSKEDLWNDPAAAQKLTQEAARLKKIVEEYEQLSGDLESLIELWDEASAEDREGLEPELEEAAKKLEDLYHQTLLGFEHADKNAILTIKPGAGGTEAMDWAEMLLRMYTRWAERHGFKVELVDVTPGPEAGIDSAELIVRGENAYGLLSAERGVHRLVRPSPFDSTGRRHTSFASVEVSPEVDDTVEIEIKPEDLRIDVFRAQGHGGQGVNTTDSAVRIVHLPTGIIVTSQATRSQHKNKELAMKVLKSRLFEREWQKRQEEMAKLRGEQKAIEWGSQIRSYVLDKQYVKDHRTGLMRHDPDKVLDGDLDDLIWAGLEWRAGLRRAEPAAETEED
- a CDS encoding multiheme c-type cytochrome — protein: MRGKWRLLWLLSAVLLFACNPEAPGDGGGGGGNNPNPPPGGGPPDNPPQQGYVLTAWNDLGMHCMDSDYAVFSILPPYNNLHAQLKRKNGSLVTSGVVITYEATTGTDGQINTYSAGKTNFWDHAAAFFGVALPPDTGLKGHPTPSGRPAELEFNAAWGWWEAEGIPLTPYNDDGSKNFYPLVKVVARDASSGEVLVSANVVLPVSDEMDCRLCHGSDARRDDAKPKGGWVRDPNPEKDYRLNILRLHDEKHADAVRDRQDALDNLGYAYDPAGLEATARGGTPVLCAACHQSNALPGVGLGIKPFTNAIHKKHADVVDPRNGMKLNDANNRETCYACHPGAVTACLRGAMGDAKNPDGSQKMQCQSCHGPMKAVGDEAREGWLDEPNCQACHHDGLRETSAIDPATGRLRQVSDTRFATNGNVPASGYSLYRFSKGHGGLQCEACHGATHAVYPAHEADNLLSQSIQGHAGTVAECASCHAEPPRTADEGPHGMHAVSDWWVDEHGDVAEHDTGRCQSCHGRDYRGSPLSAVWSARTFQVEHGTKSFDRGHQVGCYDCHDGPGGDD
- a CDS encoding SDR family NAD(P)-dependent oxidoreductase; the encoded protein is METKVALVTGSNRGIGFEVVRKLARRGYRVALAARRRAAAEEAASKLTAEGLDVWPLELDVSDDASVQEARRLAEEHLGRLDALVNNAGVLLDEDRRLPGLELPVAAVRATFEVNTFGPLRVTQAFAPLLLRQGGNVVNVSSVMGQLASAGPGYLAYRSSKAALNMVTRVLAAELAPHGVRVNAVHPGWIRTRMGGPEAPGRPEEGAEPIVALATLGPDGPSGGFFGPDLERLEW
- a CDS encoding CAP domain-containing protein; its protein translation is MRRALAFLPLLLVLAACSQPKPLAPELVELLERINQVRAAGVTCHKDGADNDMPPVGPLRANTQLNWAAQRHAEDMDAADQLSHTTPVGAVHFGPGTDPGERIAQSGYLAAAWGENIAWGYTTAEEVLNGWLASTAGHCEGLMNGNYQDAGLGRSGNYWVLDMARPQ